GGCGTTCACGGTGAGGCTCACGCCGTCCAGGCAGACCGAGCCCTTCTCCACCACGAACACGCCGAAACGCTCGGGGAACGCGAGCGTGTAGCGGACGCTCTCCCCGGCGGGAGCGGAGGACTCCACGCGGGCCAGACAGTCCACGTGGCCGCTCACCAGGTGTCCGCCCAGGCGGTCGCCCAGGGCCAGGGCGCGCTCCAGGTTCACCAGCGAGCCCATGGCCAACTCGCCCAGGTTGGTCTTCTCCATGGTCTCGGCCGAGGCGTAGGCGAAGAAGGCGTTGGACGCGGCCTCCTCCACGGTGAGGCACACGCCGTTGACCGCGATGGATTCGCCCAGCACGATCCGGGGCAGGTCGAAGTCCGCGCGCACCCCGAGGCGCATCTGCGCGCCCCTGCGCGTGAG
This window of the Fundidesulfovibrio magnetotacticus genome carries:
- a CDS encoding riboflavin synthase, with translation MFTGLVQGTGKVTALTRRGAQMRLGVRADFDLPRIVLGESIAVNGVCLTVEEAASNAFFAYASAETMEKTNLGELAMGSLVNLERALALGDRLGGHLVSGHVDCLARVESSAPAGESVRYTLAFPERFGVFVVEKGSVCLDGVSLTVNACGQDWLSVNVIPATQAETTIDGWCAGRAVNMECDLIGKYVARMLEPFAAKSKPSAITEEFLRNHGF